In Halobaculum sp. XH14, a single genomic region encodes these proteins:
- a CDS encoding inorganic phosphate transporter: protein MVELLLLVGLAVAVFVGFNIGGSSTGVAFGPAVGSGLVSKLTAAGLMTGFALLGAWTVGRGVIDTMGGRIVPSGQFTLVASVAVLFFVGLALLISNTFGVPASTSMTAVGAIAGLGAATNTLNADVMVRIIGWWLVSPVIAFWVCAVIGRYLYPYLDARFAIDRSDGPVVEFAVAGGFPRVRRAAGTTPRELLGTVVVVLIACYMAFSAGASNAANAVAPLVGSPEANLSIEVGILVASAAIGLGAFTIARRTLDTVGNDLTDLPLLAALIVEVVSASLITFLSYIDIPASLAVSATMCIVGLGWGRATRTTSVGDAVRGERPEVSVNALAAENEGEGTVPGVGEEEGEDLLADDLFNPGTTGRVIFFWILTPSLSFAASYALFTLSPV, encoded by the coding sequence GTGGTCGAACTCCTCCTCCTCGTCGGGCTCGCGGTCGCCGTCTTCGTCGGTTTCAACATCGGCGGCTCCTCGACGGGGGTCGCGTTCGGCCCCGCCGTCGGCAGCGGCCTCGTCTCGAAACTCACCGCGGCGGGACTGATGACCGGCTTCGCGCTGCTGGGTGCGTGGACGGTCGGCCGCGGGGTCATCGACACGATGGGCGGCCGCATCGTCCCGTCCGGACAGTTCACCCTCGTGGCCAGCGTGGCCGTCCTCTTCTTCGTCGGGCTCGCGCTGCTCATCTCCAACACGTTCGGCGTCCCCGCCTCCACCTCCATGACCGCCGTCGGTGCCATCGCCGGGCTGGGCGCGGCGACGAACACGCTGAACGCGGACGTGATGGTTCGCATCATCGGCTGGTGGCTCGTCTCGCCGGTCATCGCATTCTGGGTCTGTGCGGTCATCGGGCGCTATCTCTACCCGTACCTCGACGCGCGGTTCGCCATCGACCGCTCGGACGGGCCGGTCGTCGAGTTCGCCGTCGCCGGCGGGTTTCCCCGCGTTCGGCGCGCGGCAGGGACGACGCCGCGCGAACTGCTCGGCACGGTCGTCGTCGTCCTCATCGCCTGCTACATGGCGTTCTCGGCGGGCGCGTCGAACGCGGCAAACGCCGTCGCGCCGCTGGTCGGGAGCCCGGAGGCGAACCTCTCGATCGAGGTGGGCATCCTCGTCGCCTCGGCCGCAATTGGCCTCGGGGCGTTCACCATCGCCCGGCGGACGCTCGACACGGTCGGCAACGACCTCACGGACCTGCCGCTGCTCGCGGCGCTCATCGTCGAGGTCGTCTCCGCGAGCCTCATCACGTTCCTCTCGTACATCGACATCCCCGCGTCGCTGGCCGTCTCGGCGACGATGTGCATCGTCGGCCTCGGCTGGGGCCGCGCGACCCGGACGACGAGCGTCGGCGACGCGGTCCGGGGCGAGCGCCCGGAGGTGTCGGTGAACGCGCTCGCGGCCGAGAACGAGGGCGAGGGAACGGTGCCCGGCGTCGGCGAGGAGGAGGGCGAGGACCTGCTCGCGGACGACCTGTTCAACCCCGGCACGACGGGCCGGGTCATCTTCTTCTGGATCCTCACACCGTCGCTCTCGTTTGCGGCATCCTACGCGCTGTTCACGCTCTCGCCGGTCTGA
- a CDS encoding type IV pilin has translation MAGRAQTEAIGVVTLTVVAVLVSGTVGVVVGSVTDADAGSATYGDYRFDANASGVSVTHAGGDAVPLSALSLVLRGPNGSASVTFVDGTLADGGTAFEPGSTWRYAAAPFPFDGPAELDLLVVHRPSETVVDDATVGVGPPASSSPPPPVSTTGPTSTRSPEPTATPSPEPTATPTATPTQSPTPAPPAAPPADEDWWDGGWWDDWWGGDDGDGGDDDTGGTDGGDWWRW, from the coding sequence GTGGCCGGGCGCGCACAGACGGAGGCGATCGGGGTCGTGACGCTCACCGTCGTCGCGGTCCTCGTCTCGGGGACGGTCGGCGTCGTCGTCGGCTCGGTGACGGACGCCGACGCCGGGAGCGCCACGTACGGCGACTACCGCTTCGACGCGAACGCGTCCGGCGTCTCGGTCACCCACGCCGGCGGGGACGCTGTCCCGCTCTCGGCGCTCTCGCTCGTCCTTCGGGGACCGAACGGAAGCGCGAGCGTGACGTTCGTGGACGGGACGCTCGCCGACGGCGGCACCGCGTTCGAACCGGGCTCGACGTGGCGCTACGCCGCAGCGCCGTTCCCGTTCGACGGCCCCGCGGAGCTCGACCTCCTCGTCGTCCACCGGCCGTCCGAGACGGTCGTCGACGACGCGACGGTGGGCGTGGGGCCCCCGGCGTCCTCGTCGCCGCCGCCCCCGGTTTCGACCACGGGACCGACTTCGACGCGATCCCCGGAACCGACCGCGACGCCGTCCCCGGAACCGACCGCGACGCCCACCGCCACTCCGACGCAGTCACCCACTCCCGCGCCGCCGGCCGCACCCCCCGCCGATGAGGACTGGTGGGACGGCGGCTGGTGGGACGACTGGTGGGGCGGTGACGACGGCGACGGTGGTGACGACGACACCGGCGGAACCGACGGCGGCGACTGGTGGCGCTGGTGA
- the htpX gene encoding zinc metalloprotease HtpX: MEWKTDWGLRGRMVFTMFLLFALYIVFAAVLSQTRYVGFLVLMVPFLLAQFFFSDRLALYSMGAKEVSEEEYPDLHRKITRLSQQADLPKPKVAVSDARTPNAFAAGRSQKKATVCVTTGLLRTLDDEELEGVLAHELAHVKNRDVMVMTIASFLSTIAFMVVRWGAFFGGGRNRNGGGVLVAIAASLVVWIVSFILIRALSRYREFAADRGGAAITGKPGALASALLTIDGRMDKVPDDDLRETSEMNAFFIIPLKSGVVGKLFSTHPSTEKRVDRLRDLERELETV, encoded by the coding sequence ATGGAATGGAAGACTGACTGGGGGTTACGTGGACGCATGGTCTTCACGATGTTCCTCCTGTTCGCCCTCTACATCGTCTTCGCGGCGGTGCTCTCACAGACGAGGTACGTCGGGTTCCTGGTGCTCATGGTGCCGTTCCTGCTCGCGCAGTTCTTCTTCAGCGACAGGCTCGCGCTGTACTCGATGGGGGCCAAGGAGGTGAGCGAGGAGGAGTACCCCGACCTGCACCGGAAGATCACGCGGCTGAGCCAGCAGGCCGACCTGCCGAAGCCGAAGGTCGCCGTGTCCGACGCCCGGACGCCGAACGCGTTCGCCGCCGGGCGCTCACAGAAGAAGGCGACGGTCTGTGTGACGACCGGACTCCTGCGGACGCTCGACGACGAGGAGCTGGAGGGCGTGCTCGCTCACGAACTCGCGCACGTGAAGAACCGCGACGTGATGGTGATGACCATCGCCTCGTTCCTCTCGACCATCGCGTTCATGGTCGTCCGCTGGGGGGCGTTCTTCGGCGGCGGGCGGAACCGAAACGGCGGCGGCGTGCTCGTCGCCATCGCCGCCTCGCTGGTCGTCTGGATCGTCTCGTTCATCCTCATCCGGGCGCTCTCGCGCTACCGCGAGTTCGCCGCGGACCGCGGCGGGGCGGCCATCACGGGCAAGCCGGGCGCGCTCGCCTCGGCGCTTTTGACCATCGACGGCCGGATGGACAAGGTCCCGGACGACGACCTGCGCGAGACCTCCGAGATGAACGCCTTCTTCATCATCCCGCTCAAGAGCGGCGTCGTCGGGAAGCTGTTCTCGACCCACCCGAGCACCGAGAAGCGCGTGGACCGGCTGCGCGACCTGGAGCGGGAACTGGAGACGGTCTGA
- the rmuC gene encoding DNA recombination protein RmuC: protein MFPLQSSDIALTLETALLGVVVALLLVVTVLLLRLWASVRGIDDDEIEVDSDALTAAVSRTFTDLEFAEKVDRIETHADSMQNLHADLDSMLRDPRERGAFGEEQLDVLLSEHLPPEMYGLREQVVDGKTPDAHIRSSSGLICVDAKFPLDNYERAVAAEDEAEAARHRDAFAGDVRSQLRKIADDYVRPAAGTTDFAFAFLPSESVYYHLVTEEYDMLREFTSEGVQVVSPLTFGHKLELIKADVQARQLSEEAEAVAEQLDGLRESFAAVEDEWGVLRTHVRNAANKADDVDRRYRRLREEFDRVDSPSLADESDASPAVGISTDGEGN, encoded by the coding sequence ATGTTCCCGCTCCAGTCGAGCGACATCGCGCTCACGCTCGAAACCGCGCTGCTCGGGGTCGTCGTGGCGCTGTTGCTCGTCGTCACCGTGCTCCTGTTGCGGCTCTGGGCATCCGTCCGGGGAATCGACGACGACGAGATCGAGGTCGACTCGGACGCGCTCACCGCCGCGGTCAGTCGCACGTTCACCGACCTGGAGTTCGCCGAGAAGGTCGACCGCATCGAGACGCACGCCGACAGCATGCAGAACCTCCACGCCGACCTGGACAGCATGCTCCGTGACCCCCGCGAGCGCGGCGCGTTCGGGGAGGAACAGCTCGACGTGCTGCTCTCCGAACACCTGCCCCCGGAGATGTACGGCCTGCGCGAACAGGTCGTCGACGGGAAGACGCCCGACGCCCACATCCGCTCCTCCTCGGGGCTCATCTGCGTCGACGCGAAGTTCCCGCTGGACAACTACGAGCGCGCCGTCGCGGCCGAGGACGAGGCCGAGGCGGCCCGCCACCGCGACGCGTTCGCGGGCGACGTGCGGTCACAGCTCCGGAAGATCGCCGACGACTACGTCCGACCCGCCGCGGGCACGACCGACTTCGCGTTCGCCTTTCTCCCCTCCGAGAGCGTCTACTACCACCTCGTCACCGAGGAGTACGACATGCTCCGCGAGTTCACGAGCGAGGGCGTGCAGGTCGTCTCGCCGCTGACGTTCGGCCACAAGCTCGAGCTCATCAAGGCCGACGTGCAGGCCAGACAGCTCTCCGAGGAGGCCGAGGCCGTCGCCGAGCAGCTCGACGGGCTCCGGGAGTCGTTCGCCGCCGTCGAGGACGAGTGGGGCGTCCTCCGGACCCACGTCCGCAACGCCGCGAACAAGGCCGACGACGTCGACCGGCGGTACCGCAGGCTCCGCGAGGAGTTCGACCGCGTGGACAGTCCGAGCCTGGCGGACGAGAGCGACGCGAGCCCCGCGGTCGGGATCAGCACCGACGGGGAGGGGAACTGA
- the pspAB gene encoding PspA-associated protein PspAB codes for MGLFDSVKAALGIHAESDATREAYPEDLFGMSTAYVTMEADLGFRPVGEAALCFSSVDSTDFAGAVEEVEEILHAGSEETGTEFRLHEDDHGYHWVVLADDDPEDLVTSIHFAADTFVERGYGSRLLAAVFGFEREDAPDERGYWVYSFRRGAYYPFAPTNGEHDKRIEGKLESVLDGELDLEPEKEYWYPLWPDGPGNHPWG; via the coding sequence ATGGGGCTGTTCGACTCCGTGAAGGCGGCGCTGGGCATCCACGCCGAGTCCGACGCGACGCGCGAGGCCTACCCCGAGGACCTGTTCGGGATGAGCACCGCCTACGTGACGATGGAGGCCGACCTCGGCTTCCGGCCGGTCGGCGAGGCCGCGCTCTGCTTCTCCTCGGTCGACTCGACCGACTTCGCCGGGGCGGTCGAGGAGGTCGAGGAGATCCTCCACGCCGGGAGCGAGGAGACGGGCACCGAGTTCCGGCTCCACGAGGACGACCACGGCTATCACTGGGTCGTACTCGCCGACGACGACCCCGAGGACCTGGTCACCTCGATCCACTTCGCCGCGGACACGTTCGTCGAGCGCGGCTACGGTTCGCGGCTCCTCGCCGCGGTGTTCGGGTTCGAACGGGAGGACGCCCCCGACGAGCGGGGCTACTGGGTGTACTCGTTCCGCCGCGGCGCGTACTACCCGTTCGCGCCGACGAACGGCGAGCACGACAAGCGCATCGAGGGGAAACTCGAGTCGGTGCTCGACGGCGAACTCGACCTCGAACCCGAGAAGGAGTACTGGTACCCGCTCTGGCCGGACGGCCCCGGGAACCACCCCTGGGGGTGA
- the radA gene encoding DNA repair and recombination protein RadA, with translation MAEDDLESLPGVGPATADKLVDAGFESYQSIAVASPSELGNTADIGDSTANDVIQGAREAADVGGFESGAQVLERRQQIGKLSWLIPEVDEMLDGGLETQSITEVYGEFGAGKSQVTHQMAVNVQLPKEYGGLEGSCIFIDSEDTFRPERIDDMVRGLDDEIIEALLEDREIEGAPGDDEAMEALLEDVLDKIHVAKAFNSNHQILLAEKAKEVASEHEDDEFPVRLLCVDSLTAHFRAEYVGRGQLADRQQKLNKHLHDLMRVGDLYNSVVLVTNQVASNPDSYFGDPTQPIGGNILGHTSTFRMYLRKSKGDKRIVKLVDAPNLADGESIMRVQDAGLKPE, from the coding sequence ATGGCAGAAGACGACCTCGAAAGCCTTCCCGGCGTGGGGCCGGCGACGGCGGACAAACTCGTGGACGCGGGCTTCGAAAGCTACCAGAGCATCGCGGTCGCCAGTCCGAGCGAACTGGGCAACACCGCCGACATCGGCGACTCGACCGCCAACGACGTCATCCAGGGCGCGCGTGAGGCCGCCGACGTCGGCGGCTTCGAGTCCGGCGCGCAGGTGCTCGAACGCCGCCAGCAGATCGGGAAGCTCTCCTGGCTCATCCCGGAGGTCGACGAGATGCTCGACGGCGGGCTCGAGACGCAGTCGATCACCGAGGTGTACGGCGAGTTCGGCGCCGGCAAGTCCCAGGTCACCCACCAGATGGCCGTAAACGTCCAGCTCCCGAAGGAGTACGGCGGCCTGGAGGGAAGCTGTATCTTCATCGACTCCGAGGACACGTTCCGCCCCGAGCGCATCGACGACATGGTGCGCGGGCTGGACGACGAGATCATCGAGGCGCTGCTCGAGGACCGCGAGATCGAGGGTGCCCCCGGCGACGACGAGGCGATGGAGGCGCTGCTCGAGGACGTACTCGACAAGATCCACGTCGCCAAGGCGTTCAACTCCAACCACCAGATCCTCCTCGCGGAGAAGGCCAAGGAGGTCGCCAGCGAGCACGAGGACGACGAGTTCCCGGTCCGCCTGCTCTGTGTCGACTCGCTCACGGCCCACTTCCGCGCGGAGTACGTCGGCCGCGGACAGCTCGCCGACCGCCAGCAGAAGCTGAACAAGCACCTCCACGACCTGATGCGCGTGGGCGACCTCTACAACTCGGTCGTGCTCGTGACGAACCAGGTCGCCTCGAACCCGGACTCCTACTTCGGCGACCCGACCCAGCCCATCGGCGGCAACATCCTGGGCCACACCTCCACGTTCCGGATGTACCTCCGCAAGTCGAAGGGCGACAAGCGCATCGTGAAGCTCGTCGACGCGCCGAACCTGGCCGACGGCGAGTCGATCATGCGCGTCCAGGACGCGGGGCTCAAGCCCGAGTAG
- the sufU gene encoding Fe-S cluster assembly sulfur transfer protein SufU: protein MGGGSDMYRQQILDHYKNPRNYGELEDPTFSHTGENPSCGDTITVDVKLAEDGETIEGVAFSGDGCAISQASASMLSERLHGMSLAELAELDTDDVTEMLGVDISPMRIKCAVLARQIAQDGAKLYEGELEDLDVTKTED, encoded by the coding sequence ATCGGCGGCGGCTCGGACATGTATCGCCAGCAGATCCTGGACCACTACAAGAACCCCCGGAACTACGGCGAGCTCGAGGACCCGACGTTCTCGCACACTGGGGAGAACCCCTCCTGTGGCGACACCATCACGGTCGACGTGAAACTGGCCGAGGACGGGGAGACCATCGAGGGCGTCGCGTTCTCGGGCGATGGCTGTGCCATCTCGCAGGCGTCGGCGTCGATGCTCTCCGAACGGCTCCACGGGATGAGCCTCGCGGAACTGGCGGAACTGGACACCGACGACGTCACCGAGATGCTCGGCGTCGACATCTCCCCGATGCGAATCAAGTGCGCCGTGCTCGCCAGACAGATCGCCCAGGACGGCGCGAAGCTGTACGAGGGCGAGCTCGAGGACCTCGACGTGACGAAGACCGAGGACTGA
- a CDS encoding aminotransferase class V-fold PLP-dependent enzyme, translated as MEPTQEPSPLDVEAVRADFPILDRKVGGDATVPGEDEGDTTPLVYLDSAATSQTPDQVVDAIADYYRSYNANVHRGIHQLSQEASVAYENAHDRVAEFIGAAGREEVVFTKNATEAENLVAYAWGLNELGPGDNVVLTQMEHHASLVTWQQTARKTGAEARFVRITDDGRLDMDHARELIDEDTKLVSVVHSSNTLGTVNPVAELADIAHDNGAYIFLDAAQSVPHRPVDVKELDCDFLAFSGHKMLGPTGIGVLYGKEEILEGMEPYLYGGDMIRKVTFEETEWEDLPWKFEAGTPVIEQGIALTAAIDYLEGIGMENVHEYESQLTEYAYDRLTEPEDVEIYGPPGDERAGLVSFNVDGVHAHDLSSILNDHGVAIRAGDHCTQPLHDVLGTAASARASFYVYNTREEVDKLVEAVDDARELFA; from the coding sequence ATGGAACCCACACAGGAACCGTCCCCCCTCGACGTCGAGGCCGTCAGGGCGGACTTCCCCATCCTCGACCGGAAGGTGGGCGGCGACGCCACCGTTCCCGGGGAGGACGAGGGCGACACGACGCCGCTCGTCTACCTCGACAGCGCCGCGACGAGCCAGACGCCCGACCAGGTCGTCGACGCCATCGCCGACTACTACCGCTCGTACAACGCGAACGTCCACCGCGGCATCCACCAGTTGAGCCAGGAGGCCAGCGTCGCCTACGAGAACGCCCACGACCGGGTCGCGGAGTTCATCGGCGCGGCCGGCCGCGAGGAGGTCGTCTTCACCAAGAACGCCACCGAGGCCGAGAACCTCGTCGCGTACGCCTGGGGGCTGAACGAACTCGGCCCGGGCGACAACGTCGTGCTCACCCAGATGGAGCACCACGCCTCGCTCGTCACGTGGCAGCAGACCGCCCGGAAGACCGGCGCGGAGGCGCGGTTCGTCCGCATCACCGACGACGGCCGCCTCGACATGGACCACGCCCGCGAACTCATCGACGAGGACACGAAGCTCGTCTCGGTCGTCCACTCCTCGAACACGCTCGGGACCGTCAACCCCGTCGCGGAACTGGCCGACATCGCCCACGACAACGGCGCGTACATCTTCCTCGACGCCGCCCAGTCGGTTCCCCACCGGCCGGTCGACGTGAAGGAACTCGACTGCGACTTCCTCGCCTTCTCGGGCCACAAGATGCTCGGCCCGACGGGCATCGGCGTGCTGTACGGCAAGGAGGAGATCCTGGAGGGGATGGAGCCGTACCTCTACGGTGGCGACATGATCCGCAAGGTCACCTTCGAGGAGACCGAGTGGGAGGACCTGCCCTGGAAGTTCGAGGCCGGCACGCCGGTCATCGAGCAGGGCATCGCGCTCACCGCCGCCATCGACTACCTCGAGGGGATCGGCATGGAGAACGTCCACGAGTACGAGTCACAGCTCACGGAGTACGCGTACGACCGGCTCACCGAGCCCGAGGACGTCGAGATCTACGGGCCGCCGGGCGACGAGCGCGCCGGCCTCGTCTCGTTCAACGTCGACGGCGTCCACGCCCACGACCTCTCGAGCATCCTCAACGACCACGGCGTCGCCATCCGCGCCGGCGACCACTGTACCCAGCCGCTCCACGACGTGCTCGGCACGGCGGCCTCGGCCCGCGCGAGCTTCTACGTCTACAACACGCGCGAGGAGGTCGACAAACTGGTCGAGGCGGTCGACGACGCGCGGGAGCTGTTCGCCTAA
- a CDS encoding DUF424 domain-containing protein translates to MLLKERDTPEGTLVSVCDPDCLGETYENGTVTLEVTEAFYGGDDAESADEDRVVESLMGANTANLVGEECVSVAVEAGIIDEDRVLEVGETVHAQLLWLR, encoded by the coding sequence ATGCTGCTGAAGGAGCGTGACACGCCCGAGGGGACCCTGGTCTCGGTCTGTGACCCGGACTGTCTCGGCGAGACGTACGAGAACGGGACGGTCACCCTGGAGGTGACCGAGGCGTTCTACGGCGGCGACGACGCCGAGTCGGCCGACGAGGACCGGGTCGTCGAGAGCCTCATGGGCGCGAACACGGCGAACCTCGTCGGCGAGGAGTGCGTCTCCGTGGCGGTGGAGGCGGGCATCATCGACGAGGACCGCGTGCTGGAGGTCGGGGAGACGGTTCACGCGCAGCTACTCTGGCTGCGATAG
- a CDS encoding tetratricopeptide repeat protein, with protein sequence MTDEEQDRPHEFSSGQGLDEDYEEFTLDPEALNADPSQVDPVDTRALTDLLDERNIAKEQVEVESLIDVGLSYMAINRFEEATETFGRAAQFAEDDSLDEQEAWVNKGVAHAELEEYDEAIGAYREALRIDDDSEHAASAETNLAYALHEFGETSQALEHAERAVEIDPRFAQAWYNRGFFLVERGLLEDAVNAFDNAIRLGMRNAEVLEEKARALDELGEEEEAEAAAERAEELRKEAEQEMVEEYEEREGH encoded by the coding sequence ATGACCGACGAGGAGCAGGACCGACCACACGAGTTCTCGTCCGGGCAGGGACTCGACGAGGACTACGAGGAGTTCACCCTCGACCCGGAGGCGCTGAACGCCGACCCCTCGCAGGTGGACCCCGTCGACACCCGGGCCCTCACCGACCTCCTCGACGAGCGGAACATCGCGAAAGAGCAGGTCGAGGTGGAGAGCCTCATCGACGTCGGGCTCTCCTACATGGCGATCAACCGGTTCGAGGAGGCGACCGAGACGTTCGGCCGCGCCGCCCAGTTTGCCGAGGACGACAGCCTCGACGAGCAGGAAGCCTGGGTGAACAAGGGCGTCGCCCACGCGGAACTGGAGGAGTACGACGAGGCCATCGGCGCCTACCGCGAGGCGCTCCGTATCGACGACGACTCCGAGCACGCCGCCAGCGCCGAGACGAACCTGGCGTACGCGCTCCACGAGTTCGGCGAGACGAGCCAGGCGCTCGAACACGCCGAGCGCGCCGTCGAGATCGACCCGCGGTTCGCCCAGGCGTGGTACAATCGGGGTTTCTTCCTGGTCGAGCGCGGCCTGCTGGAGGACGCGGTCAACGCCTTCGACAACGCCATCCGCCTCGGCATGCGCAACGCCGAGGTGCTAGAGGAGAAGGCCCGCGCGCTCGACGAGCTCGGCGAGGAGGAGGAGGCCGAGGCCGCGGCCGAGCGCGCCGAGGAGCTCCGCAAGGAGGCCGAGCAGGAGATGGTCGAGGAGTACGAGGAACGCGAGGGGCACTGA
- the thpR gene encoding RNA 2',3'-cyclic phosphodiesterase gives MPRLFVSLDLPDALAESVAALRDEAPDAPGLSFTDPEQAHATLKFLGDTPDSDVEKVTDALDRAVADADVGPFPVEVGGLGAFPNDEYIRVVWVGVREGASELGRLHEAVERETTALGFEAEEHEFTPHVTLARLSNGREKDAVQRFVRERDPDVGRFEATELCLTESDLTEAGPEYRTVERFPL, from the coding sequence ATGCCACGGCTGTTCGTCTCGCTCGACCTCCCCGACGCGCTCGCGGAGTCGGTCGCCGCCCTCCGGGACGAGGCTCCCGACGCGCCCGGCCTCTCGTTCACCGACCCCGAGCAGGCGCACGCGACGCTGAAGTTCCTCGGCGACACCCCCGACTCCGACGTCGAGAAAGTGACCGACGCGCTGGACCGGGCAGTCGCCGACGCCGACGTGGGGCCGTTCCCCGTCGAGGTGGGCGGCCTCGGCGCGTTCCCGAACGACGAGTACATCCGCGTCGTCTGGGTCGGCGTCCGCGAGGGCGCGTCCGAACTCGGCCGCCTCCACGAGGCGGTCGAGCGCGAGACGACCGCGCTCGGCTTCGAGGCGGAGGAGCACGAGTTCACCCCGCACGTCACGCTGGCGCGGCTGAGCAACGGGCGCGAGAAGGACGCCGTCCAGCGATTCGTCCGCGAGCGCGACCCCGACGTGGGGCGGTTCGAGGCGACCGAACTGTGCCTGACGGAGAGCGACCTCACCGAGGCGGGGCCGGAGTACCGGACCGTCGAACGGTTCCCGCTCTGA
- a CDS encoding ATP-binding protein, with amino-acid sequence MVEHLVENAVEYTGPDSRVVVDVRADAATATLRIADDGGGLPERQRALLTRRDPAGVRRPERGVRADVRPPARRGVRRRHRGHAGHRRRGDGRGGDVPPRGNPGGPPDRPRRRDYRPTRRRCRRGRARGRPHGARADGHGRVRPGHRRAVRRRIRGRRLDDPPVPQPRVRHRLRRRARPPPTRSLAGAAAPDGGAGARLRRPAGAARGRPRDAALAPRGRDSGPAPAAGRHGAGRPPRLGRNARARVARAGSAARPGERAADGRGPSRWRRKGTVTR; translated from the coding sequence CTGGTCGAGCACCTCGTCGAGAACGCCGTCGAGTACACCGGCCCGGACTCGCGGGTCGTCGTCGACGTCCGGGCCGACGCCGCGACGGCCACGCTCCGGATCGCCGACGACGGCGGTGGCCTCCCCGAGCGCCAGCGTGCACTGCTCACACGCCGGGACCCTGCCGGAGTACGACGACCCGAACGCGGGGTTCGGGCTGACGTTCGTCCGCCTGCTCGCCGAGGAGTTCGGCGCCGGCATCGCGGTCACGCCGGGCATCGACGGCGGGGGGACGGGCGTGGAGGTGACGTTCCGCCGCGAGGGAACCCCGGCGGCCCGCCTGACCGACCGCGACGGCGTGACTACCGCCCGACTCGCCGACGTTGCCGCCGCGGCCGTGCTCGCGGGCGTCCTCATGGGGCTCGTGCAGACGGCCATGGGCGGGTCCGTCCCGGTCATCGGCGCGCTGTACGGCGTCGAATCCGCGGTCGTCGGCTGGACGACCCACCTGTTCCACAGCCTCGTGTTCGGCATCGGCTTCGCCGCCGCGCTCGACCACCCCCGACTCGGTCCCTGGCGGGGGCGGCCGCTCCGGATGGTGGCGCTGGGGCTCGCCTACGGCGTCCTGCTGGCGCTGCTCGCGGCCGGCCTCGTGATGCCGCTCTGGCTCCGCGCGGTCGGGATTCCGGCCCCGCTCCCGCTGCTGGGCGCCATGGGGCTGGTCGGCCACCTCGTCTGGGGCGGAACGCTCGCGCTCGGGTTGCTCGGGCTGGATCGGCTGCGCGACCGGGTGAGCGCGCCGCGGACGGTCGCGGGCCCTCACGCTGGCGCCGAAAGGGGACGGTAACCCGCTGA